One Methanohalophilus mahii DSM 5219 genomic window carries:
- a CDS encoding RAD55 family ATPase — protein sequence MERLSTGIQGLDKKIGDGYPGKKGILITGAPGSGKTIFAMHAINQACTDGKKSVIMATEETEEDITQQAKMFDFPFDKYIESGLLEVVKILEMRSRSVTKAAEMIDGLSLKEVDIISLPELIPYDAEVIVIDNIGVFAIGLTPREFRDQFDTLNLLLSQKDVTTLFVMDEAAHQMTRGVADYSTFGNIDLLVKENPYTGKMERFVFIPKMRNTPISLDPIPFDITSKGIDIKGRKDN from the coding sequence ATGGAAAGGCTATCTACAGGAATTCAGGGTCTTGACAAAAAGATTGGTGATGGATACCCGGGGAAAAAAGGAATTCTTATCACCGGTGCTCCCGGATCAGGTAAAACGATTTTTGCAATGCACGCAATAAACCAGGCATGTACAGATGGGAAAAAATCTGTAATAATGGCAACAGAAGAGACCGAAGAAGATATTACCCAACAGGCCAAAATGTTTGATTTTCCTTTTGACAAATATATAGAAAGCGGTTTACTTGAAGTTGTAAAAATCCTGGAAATGAGAAGCCGTAGCGTAACTAAAGCTGCTGAAATGATAGATGGATTGAGTTTAAAAGAGGTTGACATCATAAGCCTGCCTGAACTGATACCTTATGATGCCGAAGTAATCGTAATAGACAATATCGGAGTTTTCGCAATTGGTTTAACACCGCGTGAATTTCGTGATCAGTTTGATACACTGAATCTTTTACTTTCACAAAAAGATGTGACAACACTTTTTGTAATGGATGAGGCTGCCCACCAGATGACCCGTGGGGTTGCAGATTACTCGACCTTTGGCAATATCGATTTATTGGTAAAAGAAAATCCATATACAGGAAAAATGGAACGTTTTGTTTTCATACCAAAGATGAGAAATACACCCATTTCACTTGACCCCATCCCGTTTGATATTACATCTAAAGGCATAGATATAAAGGGTAGGAAAGATAATTGA